In Vibrio syngnathi, the following proteins share a genomic window:
- a CDS encoding protein disulfide oxidoreductase: MKTPNNEEKSSTTEDSAVKGETKKPSRLKKWGKELVSMILIVGVVSFAMDFYHSRSMPQGNAIPIVGQSIQGEDIDAIELSKNGKPVIVYFWATWCGACKFVSPTVNSFNDSHQVVSVALSSGPDERVQRYLEAKEYDFPVINDLSGSISKSWGIDVTPSIVIIKDGKISNIATGVTSPIGLWLRTYFA, from the coding sequence ATGAAGACTCCCAACAATGAAGAGAAATCTAGCACGACTGAAGACAGCGCTGTAAAGGGTGAAACCAAAAAGCCAAGTCGTCTTAAGAAGTGGGGAAAGGAACTCGTTTCAATGATACTGATCGTTGGCGTAGTTTCATTTGCGATGGACTTTTATCACAGCAGAAGCATGCCTCAAGGAAACGCGATTCCAATCGTGGGTCAGTCGATCCAAGGTGAAGATATTGATGCTATCGAGCTAAGCAAAAATGGTAAGCCAGTCATTGTCTATTTTTGGGCAACTTGGTGTGGCGCCTGCAAATTTGTGAGCCCAACCGTCAATAGCTTCAACGACTCCCATCAAGTAGTTTCGGTCGCTCTGTCATCAGGCCCAGACGAACGTGTTCAGCGCTACTTAGAGGCGAAAGAGTATGACTTCCCTGTGATCAATGATCTCTCTGGGTCGATCAGCAAAAGTTGGGGCATTGATGTCACTCCAAGTATTGTCATCATCAAAGATGGAAAGATCAGCAATATCGCAACAGGCGTTACTTCCCCGATAGGGCTTTGGTTAAGAACCTACTTTGCATAA
- a CDS encoding HD-GYP domain-containing protein, protein MNQHCQEVTVDLRKALFGIAKALDNVGFESKNHGQRVGYIAYRCALSVGWEEEQAQLAFSLGLIHDCGVSQIDEQRRLNSGFFPDATYYHCQKGYQILKECPVLSIFAKPVLYHHTSWLDLKSVHISELEKDLAAIIMLADRVDYLYGITASDRYGNLTPDGKANIIERLTEQAGEMFETNLVQHMCELVDLDDFWFSMEIPYIENMRDNFEAVPFFSQQMSLDETVAFAEFIANVVDTKSSFTFKHSLKVGQISEYLAKQLGYSHTTQRKLYIAGLVHDIGKLQTPGDILHKPDLLTEEEYCCIKRHATDTRFALQELFKSSQVCQWASDHHERLDGSGYPMGKTAEDLDQPSRIVAVVDVFQALTQSRPYRKGMTLEETLAILTDQVDNYKLDREVFECLKEHAEYCFELSTDKRMYAF, encoded by the coding sequence ATGAATCAACATTGCCAAGAGGTAACAGTAGACCTAAGAAAGGCTCTATTTGGTATTGCAAAGGCGCTTGATAACGTCGGTTTTGAAAGCAAAAATCATGGGCAGAGGGTCGGTTACATCGCATATCGGTGTGCTTTGAGCGTGGGATGGGAAGAGGAACAAGCGCAACTCGCATTTTCGTTAGGACTCATTCACGACTGTGGAGTGTCGCAAATTGATGAGCAACGTCGACTAAATTCGGGATTTTTCCCCGACGCAACTTATTACCATTGTCAAAAGGGCTACCAAATTTTAAAGGAGTGCCCTGTTCTTTCTATATTCGCTAAACCCGTGCTTTATCATCATACTTCTTGGTTAGATCTAAAGAGTGTGCATATTAGTGAATTAGAGAAGGATCTAGCCGCAATCATAATGCTTGCTGACAGAGTCGACTATCTATACGGCATAACCGCTTCTGATCGTTATGGAAACTTAACTCCAGATGGTAAAGCGAACATTATTGAGCGTTTGACTGAGCAAGCGGGTGAGATGTTCGAAACTAACCTTGTGCAGCACATGTGTGAGTTGGTCGACCTGGATGACTTTTGGTTCTCGATGGAGATCCCTTACATCGAGAATATGAGAGATAACTTCGAGGCTGTGCCGTTTTTTTCTCAACAAATGTCGCTGGACGAGACTGTTGCCTTTGCTGAATTTATCGCTAATGTCGTTGATACCAAAAGTTCGTTTACTTTCAAGCACTCGTTGAAGGTCGGGCAAATTTCTGAATATCTAGCTAAACAACTTGGTTATTCACACACAACGCAGCGAAAGCTCTATATAGCTGGGCTGGTTCACGATATTGGTAAACTGCAAACCCCTGGAGACATTCTTCATAAACCAGATTTGCTCACTGAAGAAGAGTACTGTTGTATTAAACGTCATGCGACGGATACGCGATTCGCGCTGCAGGAGTTGTTTAAGTCGTCTCAGGTATGTCAGTGGGCTTCCGATCACCATGAAAGGTTAGATGGTTCTGGGTATCCTATGGGTAAAACGGCTGAAGACTTAGACCAACCTAGTCGAATTGTTGCTGTGGTGGATGTGTTTCAGGCGTTAACCCAGTCTCGCCCCTATCGTAAGGGTATGACATTGGAAGAAACTCTAGCGATTTTAACGGACCAAGTTGATAATTATAAGTTGGATCGAGAAGTGTTTGAGTGCCTTAAAGAGCATGCGGAGTACTGTTTTGAGTTATCAACGGATAAAAGAATGTACGCTTTTTAG
- a CDS encoding GNAT family N-acetyltransferase — MFKTVIDEELSIALVEENFASHYAEISQSQNEYLSQWLAWPPHCQTEQDFRIFIQRSLHDYAEGKSMTCAIVYKGNIVGNCSFNTIDHSKQKVTIGYWLSETYQGKGIVTRVVEKLIDIAFNELDMEKVEISAATGNQSSRKVCERLHFTLEGIITRNENLNGRIVDHAIYGLHRLSGNNA, encoded by the coding sequence ATGTTTAAAACAGTTATCGATGAAGAGTTATCCATCGCTCTGGTTGAAGAGAACTTCGCTTCTCATTACGCGGAAATTTCACAAAGTCAGAATGAGTATCTAAGCCAATGGCTAGCTTGGCCGCCACATTGTCAAACTGAGCAGGACTTTAGGATCTTCATCCAGCGATCGCTACATGATTACGCGGAAGGCAAAAGCATGACCTGTGCGATAGTGTATAAAGGCAACATCGTCGGAAACTGTAGCTTTAACACCATTGACCACAGCAAGCAGAAGGTCACGATCGGCTATTGGTTGTCTGAGACTTACCAAGGTAAAGGGATCGTTACACGCGTAGTTGAGAAGCTCATTGATATTGCTTTCAATGAGTTAGACATGGAAAAGGTGGAGATATCAGCTGCAACTGGCAATCAGAGCAGTCGAAAGGTTTGTGAGCGCTTACATTTCACATTAGAAGGTATCATTACTCGCAATGAGAACTTGAATGGTCGTATCGTAGACCATGCTATTTATGGCCTGCATCGTTTAAGCGGCAATAACGCTTAG